The uncultured Methanomethylovorans sp. genome contains a region encoding:
- a CDS encoding flavodoxin family protein: MKILGISASPVKGDNNDKLIEKVLGIAKSRGFEVDSVLISSSKIAPCTACGICRDEEMCPIDDDMQKVYQKLKEADAIIVSSPVYFGSVTAQVKALFDRSVLHRRQGFQLKNKVGASLAVGGSRNGGQEKTIQTIHDWMHIHGMIVVGDGGHFGGILQKPALEDTEGMQTAVDTINKMCDVLEKMK; the protein is encoded by the coding sequence ATGAAGATATTAGGTATTTCCGCAAGCCCCGTTAAAGGTGACAATAATGATAAACTTATAGAGAAAGTTCTTGGGATCGCAAAAAGCAGAGGCTTTGAGGTTGATAGTGTGCTCATATCATCGTCAAAGATAGCTCCATGCACTGCATGTGGAATATGCAGGGATGAAGAAATGTGTCCTATCGACGACGACATGCAAAAAGTATACCAGAAATTGAAAGAAGCGGATGCCATTATTGTGTCATCACCAGTGTATTTTGGATCAGTTACGGCTCAAGTTAAAGCTTTGTTCGACCGCAGCGTACTGCACAGAAGGCAGGGTTTCCAGTTAAAGAACAAAGTGGGTGCATCTTTAGCAGTTGGAGGCTCACGCAATGGCGGACAGGAGAAGACCATCCAGACAATCCACGACTGGATGCATATACATGGGATGATAGTTGTCGGCGATGGAGGACATTTCGGCGGCATCCTGCAAAAGCCTGCTCTTGAAGACACAGAGGGTATGCAAACGGCTGTTGATACCATCAATAAAATGTGCGATGTGCTTGAAAAGATGAAATAA
- the acs gene encoding acetate--CoA ligase yields the protein MGVNTNKENRMSEECTPSRDFVRNANINDPGVYQKAAQDLEGFWDKLAHDIQWFRKWDKILDWQPPNAQWFVGGKLNACYNCLDVHMEKRADKTAIIWEGEMGDVSTYTYRQLLDETCRFANALKKLGVRKGDVVTIYLPMIPEVVISMLACARIGAPHNVVFAAFSGEALFTRTGHSNSRFIITCDGYYRRGNVVEQKKKIDRDAQMCQCIEKVIVVKQAGIEVEMNPERDVWWHEIMKNESTVFEAEPMDAEDMLFLMYTSGTTGKPKGIVHTTGGYMVGTHVTTKWIFDLKEDDIYWCTADCGWITGHSYLVYGPLSNGATIVMYEGAPDFPEKDRWWDIIERHKVTILYTAPTAIRTFMKWGAEWPNKHDLSTLRLLGSVGEAINPGAWLWYHEHIGQKKCPIVDTWWQTETGMVLITPLPGITTLKPGSATRPFPGIEAIVLDETGNEVPRGTDGLLAIKKPWPSMVRTIFNDSERFKETYWSKWDGKTYFAGDGTKQDEDGYFWIIGRVDDSIKIAGHLIGTAEVESVLISHPAVAESAVVGKLDELKGEVIYCYVILRSGIVATGKLRKELIDHVAINIGPFARPKQVIFTDDLPKTRSGKIMRRVLKAIVNDRNTGDVTTLQNPDIVEILRQRTKEIENLHNKSGK from the coding sequence ATGGGAGTAAACACAAACAAAGAAAACCGCATGAGTGAAGAGTGTACACCTTCGCGGGATTTTGTAAGGAACGCAAATATCAATGATCCTGGTGTGTATCAAAAAGCAGCACAGGATCTGGAAGGATTCTGGGACAAGCTTGCTCATGACATTCAATGGTTCAGAAAGTGGGACAAAATACTTGACTGGCAGCCACCCAACGCACAATGGTTCGTGGGAGGGAAACTAAATGCCTGCTACAACTGCCTGGATGTGCATATGGAAAAAAGAGCTGACAAAACAGCCATCATCTGGGAAGGGGAAATGGGAGATGTCAGTACATATACATACAGGCAACTTCTGGATGAGACCTGCCGCTTTGCCAATGCCCTGAAAAAACTGGGCGTCAGAAAAGGAGATGTTGTGACCATTTACCTGCCCATGATACCTGAAGTAGTGATCTCTATGCTAGCCTGTGCAAGAATAGGCGCACCCCACAATGTGGTTTTTGCAGCTTTCTCTGGTGAAGCCCTGTTCACAAGGACAGGACACTCCAATAGCAGGTTCATCATTACATGTGATGGATATTACCGTAGAGGTAATGTGGTGGAACAGAAAAAGAAAATAGACAGGGATGCACAGATGTGCCAGTGCATCGAAAAGGTGATAGTTGTAAAGCAAGCCGGCATTGAGGTGGAGATGAACCCTGAAAGAGATGTGTGGTGGCATGAGATAATGAAAAACGAAAGCACTGTGTTCGAAGCTGAACCAATGGATGCAGAGGACATGCTTTTTCTCATGTACACCAGTGGTACCACTGGCAAGCCCAAGGGTATTGTGCACACTACAGGCGGCTATATGGTGGGCACACATGTCACTACTAAGTGGATATTCGACCTGAAAGAAGATGATATCTACTGGTGTACTGCTGATTGCGGCTGGATCACAGGGCATTCATATCTTGTTTATGGACCTCTATCAAATGGTGCTACAATAGTGATGTATGAGGGTGCACCTGATTTCCCTGAAAAGGATAGATGGTGGGATATCATAGAAAGGCACAAAGTTACCATACTGTATACTGCACCTACAGCCATCAGGACTTTCATGAAATGGGGTGCTGAATGGCCAAATAAACATGACCTATCCACACTGCGCCTGCTGGGAAGCGTTGGAGAAGCCATCAATCCCGGAGCTTGGCTCTGGTATCATGAACATATAGGACAAAAGAAATGTCCCATAGTTGATACATGGTGGCAAACAGAAACAGGCATGGTGCTCATAACCCCCCTGCCTGGAATTACCACACTCAAACCCGGTAGCGCCACAAGACCCTTCCCAGGAATAGAAGCAATCGTGCTTGATGAGACAGGCAATGAAGTGCCCCGAGGAACGGATGGCCTCCTCGCCATCAAGAAACCCTGGCCTAGTATGGTGCGCACCATCTTCAACGATAGTGAACGTTTCAAGGAAACATATTGGAGCAAATGGGATGGAAAAACATATTTTGCAGGGGACGGTACCAAACAGGATGAAGATGGCTATTTCTGGATAATTGGGCGTGTCGATGATAGTATCAAGATAGCTGGACACCTTATCGGTACTGCAGAAGTGGAAAGTGTACTGATATCACATCCTGCTGTTGCAGAATCGGCAGTTGTGGGAAAGCTGGATGAACTCAAGGGAGAAGTGATCTATTGTTATGTTATTCTTCGCTCAGGGATAGTGGCCACTGGAAAACTAAGGAAAGAACTAATCGACCATGTGGCAATAAACATCGGTCCCTTTGCAAGGCCAAAGCAGGTGATATTCACAGACGATCTGCCTAAAACAAGAAGTGGAAAAATAATGCGCCGTGTGCTCAAGGCCATTGTCAATGACAGGAACACTGGCGATGTCACAACGCTACAAAATCCTGATATTGTAGAAATACTCAGGCAGAGGACAAAAGAAATCGAAAATCTCCATAATAAAAGTGGAAAATAG
- a CDS encoding nucleoside 2-deoxyribosyltransferase domain-containing protein, translating to MINKKNIYLAGPLFSHAERDFNVYLRDKLVENGFSVFLPQEDGNDDIETRLEVRQKNIFEMDVKAIDNCEIVVAVLDGGSDVDSGTAWEIGYAYAKEKKILGIRTDFRTFGPEGNVNLMIEVSLDALEKDVKGLISSLKRYA from the coding sequence ATGATCAATAAAAAGAACATTTATCTTGCAGGTCCTCTCTTTTCCCATGCTGAAAGGGATTTCAATGTATATCTGCGTGACAAGCTTGTGGAAAATGGTTTCTCCGTATTCCTGCCACAGGAAGATGGCAATGATGACATAGAAACGCGGCTTGAAGTAAGGCAGAAAAACATTTTTGAGATGGACGTAAAGGCCATAGATAACTGCGAAATTGTTGTAGCTGTTTTGGATGGAGGCAGTGATGTGGACTCTGGCACAGCCTGGGAAATAGGATATGCATATGCAAAAGAAAAGAAAATTCTGGGCATACGAACGGATTTCAGAACATTTGGTCCTGAAGGGAATGTCAATCTTATGATAGAGGTTTCACTGGATGCTCTGGAGAAAGATGTTAAGGGACTGATCTCCTCACTGAAAAGATATGCTTGA
- a CDS encoding phosphotransacetylase family protein has product MASILVSSSEQYSGKSSLCLGFGVILKERGYKIGYMKPIGNLLIDVNGSLTDEDAEGIRKLLALQDDLSSITPILLTENLTDDALMGVEKGLDSRLKEAYEKISKGKDVVLLEGAGGIGGGAMYNLSDPEIATKLDTKMLLITRYDSERAVDRILCDLRIIQNTEILAGIILNEVPVGKLETVSHLVVPFLEKKGIKVFGSIPEDDMLRSVSISEIVEDLNAEVLVGANHLEDLVEHYLVGAMEVGSAIKYFRRMPNAAVITGGDRSDIQMAAIEAKVKCLVLTGNLRPSGAVLGSAEEANIPVILVRGDTMSTIEKMEHLIGHARIKQEAKIKRVVELIKKYVDVDGLIAEMGLTK; this is encoded by the coding sequence ATGGCTTCAATATTGGTAAGCTCATCGGAACAGTATTCAGGAAAAAGCTCTCTGTGTTTGGGTTTTGGCGTTATTCTTAAAGAGAGGGGTTACAAGATCGGATACATGAAGCCCATTGGCAATCTGCTTATAGATGTCAATGGATCACTTACAGATGAGGATGCCGAAGGAATAAGGAAATTATTGGCATTACAGGACGATCTAAGTTCCATTACTCCAATTTTGCTTACGGAGAACCTTACGGATGATGCTCTAATGGGTGTGGAAAAAGGTCTCGATTCCAGGTTGAAGGAAGCTTATGAAAAAATATCAAAGGGTAAAGATGTGGTCCTGTTGGAAGGGGCAGGGGGCATCGGCGGCGGGGCAATGTACAATCTCTCAGACCCAGAGATAGCCACAAAGCTCGATACCAAGATGCTGCTTATCACAAGATATGATTCTGAAAGAGCTGTTGACCGTATCCTCTGCGATCTGCGTATAATCCAGAACACAGAGATCCTTGCAGGCATAATACTTAATGAGGTGCCTGTGGGTAAACTTGAAACCGTTTCTCATTTGGTGGTGCCTTTCCTGGAGAAAAAAGGTATAAAAGTGTTCGGCTCCATCCCCGAAGATGATATGCTGCGTTCAGTATCAATATCTGAAATAGTCGAAGACCTTAATGCAGAAGTACTGGTGGGTGCAAACCACTTGGAAGATTTGGTAGAACATTACCTTGTAGGTGCTATGGAGGTAGGGTCTGCCATAAAGTATTTCAGACGTATGCCTAACGCCGCTGTGATCACTGGTGGTGATCGTTCAGATATACAGATGGCTGCCATTGAGGCTAAAGTAAAGTGCCTGGTGCTCACAGGCAACCTACGCCCCAGTGGTGCAGTGCTGGGAAGTGCGGAGGAGGCCAATATTCCCGTGATCCTTGTCAGGGGTGACACCATGAGCACCATCGAAAAGATGGAGCACCTCATTGGCCATGCACGTATAAAGCAGGAAGCTAAAATAAAAAGGGTAGTGGAGCTTATCAAGAAGTACGTAGATGTTGATGGGTTGATCGCGGAAATGGGACTTACTAAATAA
- a CDS encoding phosphoglycerate kinase, whose protein sequence is MLSAKEILTIDDFDVKDKTVLVRVDINTPMDPEGNILDDMRIKSHIPTLVDLHEAKVVLLAHQSRPGKKDFTTMKAHAVRMSQYLGREVKYVDDIFGTCAKNSISAMKNGDVVLLENVRFYSEESMERTVAEHAKSHLVKQLLPYMDIFLNDAFAVSHRAHLSILGFTEALPTGAGRVMEKEIISLDRGIKGGERPCIFVLGGAKVDDSLKVAENVLINGGADRVLVTGVVANVMLAASGVDIGKVNMDFIESQGYTEQIEKARKVLEKFNGKVGLPIDVALNENGKRLEVQVGELPNGNMPIYDIGLETIVAFSNELKNAKTVVLNGPAGLSEMAEFALGTHEIIKAAAHSEYSIAGGGHISAEIRHIGYEDKFSHLSTGGGACIDYLAGEKLPGVVALKEAAITHKLHK, encoded by the coding sequence ATTTTGTCAGCTAAGGAAATCCTCACTATAGATGATTTTGATGTGAAAGATAAAACAGTGCTGGTAAGAGTGGACATTAACACTCCTATGGACCCAGAGGGAAACATCTTGGATGATATGCGCATCAAAAGCCATATCCCCACGTTGGTTGATCTGCATGAGGCCAAGGTCGTGTTGCTGGCTCACCAGAGCAGGCCTGGCAAAAAGGACTTCACTACTATGAAGGCACATGCTGTCCGGATGTCTCAATATCTGGGACGTGAAGTAAAATACGTGGATGATATTTTTGGTACGTGTGCGAAGAACAGTATCTCTGCTATGAAAAATGGTGATGTCGTACTGCTGGAGAATGTCAGGTTCTATTCGGAAGAGTCAATGGAAAGAACTGTAGCAGAACATGCAAAATCACATCTGGTCAAACAACTTCTACCATATATGGATATTTTTCTCAATGATGCTTTTGCTGTATCTCACAGAGCTCACCTTTCTATATTAGGATTCACTGAAGCTCTCCCTACTGGAGCAGGAAGAGTTATGGAAAAAGAGATTATTTCTCTGGATAGAGGGATAAAGGGCGGTGAACGTCCATGTATCTTTGTGCTGGGTGGTGCAAAGGTGGATGATTCCCTGAAAGTTGCAGAAAACGTTCTTATCAATGGAGGTGCTGACAGGGTACTTGTTACCGGTGTGGTTGCAAATGTAATGCTTGCAGCATCGGGTGTTGATATTGGTAAGGTCAATATGGATTTCATAGAATCTCAGGGTTATACCGAACAGATCGAAAAGGCAAGGAAAGTGCTTGAAAAATTCAATGGAAAGGTTGGTCTTCCTATAGATGTAGCTCTGAACGAGAATGGTAAACGTTTAGAAGTACAGGTGGGAGAACTTCCCAACGGCAACATGCCCATTTATGATATTGGCCTTGAGACTATTGTAGCTTTTTCCAATGAGCTCAAGAATGCAAAAACTGTGGTTCTTAATGGTCCAGCGGGGCTTTCCGAAATGGCTGAGTTTGCATTGGGTACTCATGAGATCATAAAAGCTGCGGCACATTCCGAATATTCTATAGCCGGAGGAGGTCATATTTCAGCTGAGATCCGTCATATAGGTTATGAGGACAAGTTCTCTCACCTGAGCACAGGCGGTGGTGCATGCATAGATTATCTTGCCGGAGAGAAATTACCAGGTGTCGTGGCTCTGAAAGAAGCTGCAATTACACATAAGCTTCACAAGTAA
- a CDS encoding acetate--CoA ligase alpha subunit, whose amino-acid sequence MFDKLFNPDVVVVIGASRTEGKVGHAVLKNLLQGDGRKVIPINPNVTEILGLKCYADILDVPEKVDLAVVVVPAVAVPSAVEKCGQAGISYVVVISAGFKEASLEGARLERDIASIASKYGIRMVGPNCLGIIDTSSSLNASFAASMALEGNIAMMSQSGAICTVTLDWADRVGVGFSKFISLGNKADLGENDFLELFMNDDSTSVIAAYLEGVKNGPRFMDVARHVTREKPVIVVKSGRTAVGSRAVSSHTGTLAGSDAAYNAAFKQSGVIRADSLEEMLDYSRAFSAYPLPKGKKIAILTNAGGLGILTADACYSSGLSITSFDEDTIKKLRQRLPEAAGFYNPVDILGDASPQLYEYALEVLLTDPNVDGIIVLVSPQAMTDVPAIAQVLINVIKNSNKPILCNLAGGTRIAAGEELLNKYGVPNYSSCERAVASMKALCDYSSIKVKDYSAPVLLAVESHTARKMIDDAISSGKRTLGLESIDLLKSYGIPVVQSKMADNLAEAIVACEQIGYPVVMKIISPDISHKTDVGGIKLNLKNAEDLERAYLTMMSDVKHYMPNARITGVQVQQMVTGGKEVIIGMNRDPQFGPLLMFGLGGVYVEFLKDVSFAVAPINDKEAQHMISSIKTYPLIAGVRGETPSDIKAIIDTLLKVSQLVMDFPNLMEFEINPLMVMPEGKGCLAMDIRMTLRQE is encoded by the coding sequence ATGTTCGATAAATTGTTCAATCCGGATGTTGTTGTGGTCATAGGTGCATCTCGTACAGAAGGAAAGGTGGGCCATGCGGTACTAAAGAATCTCCTGCAGGGAGACGGTCGTAAGGTCATTCCTATTAATCCTAATGTTACTGAGATTCTGGGGTTGAAATGTTATGCTGACATTCTTGATGTCCCAGAAAAAGTGGATCTTGCTGTAGTAGTGGTTCCTGCAGTTGCAGTTCCTTCTGCAGTGGAAAAATGTGGTCAAGCAGGCATAAGTTATGTAGTTGTGATATCTGCAGGCTTTAAGGAAGCCAGCCTTGAAGGTGCAAGGCTGGAAAGGGACATTGCATCTATTGCTTCTAAATATGGCATAAGAATGGTTGGCCCGAACTGCTTGGGAATAATCGATACTTCCTCTTCACTCAATGCATCATTTGCTGCATCAATGGCTCTTGAGGGAAATATAGCTATGATGTCCCAGTCTGGTGCCATCTGCACCGTAACTCTGGACTGGGCTGATAGGGTAGGGGTAGGATTCTCTAAATTCATAAGTCTGGGGAACAAAGCCGATCTTGGAGAAAATGATTTTCTTGAGTTATTTATGAATGACGATTCCACTTCTGTAATCGCTGCCTATCTGGAAGGTGTGAAGAATGGTCCACGTTTTATGGATGTTGCAAGGCATGTTACCAGAGAGAAACCGGTGATCGTAGTAAAATCAGGCCGTACAGCTGTGGGTTCAAGGGCAGTATCTTCACATACAGGTACACTTGCAGGATCAGATGCTGCATACAATGCAGCATTCAAACAGAGTGGTGTCATTAGGGCCGATTCTCTGGAAGAAATGCTGGATTACAGCAGGGCTTTTTCTGCATATCCTTTGCCCAAAGGTAAGAAAATTGCAATACTTACAAATGCAGGAGGACTTGGCATACTAACTGCTGATGCATGTTATAGCAGCGGTCTTTCCATAACTTCTTTTGACGAAGATACTATAAAAAAATTAAGGCAACGTCTTCCAGAAGCAGCCGGATTTTATAATCCAGTGGACATTTTAGGAGATGCTAGCCCTCAATTATATGAATATGCATTGGAAGTGCTATTAACTGATCCTAATGTGGATGGCATCATTGTACTTGTTTCTCCTCAAGCTATGACTGATGTACCTGCTATAGCACAGGTTCTTATTAACGTTATTAAGAATTCCAACAAGCCTATTTTGTGTAATCTTGCAGGCGGAACGCGCATTGCTGCAGGAGAAGAACTGCTGAATAAGTATGGTGTACCTAATTATTCTTCTTGCGAAAGGGCTGTTGCCAGTATGAAAGCTCTATGTGATTACAGTTCCATAAAGGTAAAAGACTATAGTGCACCAGTTTTGTTGGCCGTTGAAAGTCATACTGCAAGAAAGATGATAGATGATGCAATAAGTAGTGGAAAAAGGACACTTGGTTTGGAGTCTATAGATTTGCTAAAATCTTATGGCATTCCAGTGGTTCAGTCTAAGATGGCTGACAACCTTGCAGAGGCTATAGTAGCATGTGAGCAAATAGGCTATCCCGTTGTAATGAAGATTATTTCTCCTGATATCTCTCATAAGACAGATGTAGGTGGTATCAAACTTAATCTGAAGAATGCAGAGGATTTGGAGCGTGCCTATCTCACAATGATGTCAGATGTTAAACATTACATGCCTAATGCCAGAATAACGGGTGTGCAAGTGCAGCAGATGGTAACAGGTGGTAAGGAAGTTATTATCGGCATGAATCGTGATCCCCAGTTTGGTCCTCTTTTAATGTTCGGGCTGGGGGGTGTTTATGTGGAGTTTCTCAAGGACGTATCTTTTGCTGTGGCTCCTATCAACGATAAGGAAGCCCAGCATATGATCTCATCTATCAAAACATATCCACTTATAGCAGGTGTAAGGGGTGAAACGCCTTCAGATATCAAAGCCATAATTGATACTTTGCTTAAAGTGTCACAGCTTGTGATGGATTTCCCTAACCTGATGGAATTCGAGATAAATCCTCTCATGGTCATGCCCGAAGGTAAAGGCTGCCTTGCAATGGATATCAGGATGACATTAAGACAGGAATGA
- a CDS encoding TIGR00296 family protein encodes MLTENEGKIAVKLARDTIETYLKSGRTIDGSGAVLPSVFNENRGVFVTLTKGELLRGCIGHPYPDSSLKYALTDSAISAAFRDPRFPPLHTDEMKWIVVEVTILTPPKRIEASPKELPGKIEIGRHGLIVRKGYHQGLLLPQVAPENDMDEIDFLSHTCLKAGLEYDAWLTGAEVYSFEGQIFAEKEPNGEVVEKHFDTNASKK; translated from the coding sequence ATATTAACAGAAAATGAGGGGAAAATAGCTGTAAAGCTTGCGAGAGATACCATTGAGACATATCTCAAAAGTGGCAGGACGATAGATGGTTCTGGGGCAGTGCTCCCATCGGTGTTCAATGAAAATAGAGGGGTATTTGTCACTCTTACAAAGGGTGAATTGCTACGCGGTTGTATTGGCCACCCCTATCCTGACTCTTCTCTTAAATATGCCCTCACTGATTCTGCAATATCGGCAGCTTTCCGTGACCCGCGCTTTCCACCACTTCATACTGATGAGATGAAGTGGATTGTTGTGGAAGTAACTATCCTTACTCCTCCAAAAAGGATTGAAGCTTCTCCAAAGGAGCTTCCAGGTAAGATAGAGATTGGAAGGCATGGGCTTATTGTGAGAAAAGGATATCATCAGGGTCTTCTACTGCCTCAGGTTGCCCCTGAGAACGACATGGATGAAATTGATTTTCTTAGCCACACCTGTCTCAAAGCTGGCCTTGAATATGATGCCTGGCTTACGGGGGCTGAAGTATACTCTTTTGAAGGGCAGATATTTGCTGAAAAAGAACCTAATGGTGAAGTTGTTGAGAAGCATTTTGATACGAATGCTTCGAAAAAGTAG